In a single window of the Saccharothrix australiensis genome:
- a CDS encoding cytochrome P450, with the protein MIESPVRDPVENLLSAQALRHPAAAWGPFRHREGLWWSDVLGSWVAASSQDCSAVLSDADRFCSDWRRLGEDTPQAALSVQTLDPPEHTAVRTLLVRAFRAMDRDGVRGRLAEDVERRIGVLAGRASFDFMGEFAVPLALRTITDALGVVPPDDHRFPEISADIVDSMDYALRPETVEPGRAARAALAELAGRWLDEPVPGRGVAGYLAVHHDTAQVDATVLRNSLRVVLHAGYESASRLLGNALLACLDTPGSFEALADGASDTALHELVRCAGPVQAEARGCVADTEVNGHPVRRGEVVTILIAAANRDPRVFDDPDALRLDRRPRPHLGFGRGPHACLGAPLALLTLRTVLDALARQRRPPRLLTEPLFRRNATLRGLARLELGWA; encoded by the coding sequence GTGATCGAATCACCGGTCCGCGACCCGGTCGAGAACCTGCTCTCCGCCCAGGCGCTGCGGCACCCCGCCGCCGCGTGGGGGCCGTTCCGACACCGTGAAGGGCTCTGGTGGAGCGACGTCCTCGGCTCGTGGGTGGCGGCGTCGTCACAGGACTGCTCGGCCGTGCTCTCGGATGCCGACAGGTTCTGCTCGGACTGGCGTCGGCTCGGCGAGGACACACCGCAGGCCGCGCTGTCCGTGCAGACCCTCGACCCGCCCGAGCACACGGCCGTGCGGACGCTGCTGGTCCGGGCCTTCCGGGCGATGGACCGGGACGGTGTGCGCGGGCGACTCGCCGAGGACGTCGAGCGGCGGATCGGCGTGCTGGCGGGCCGGGCCTCGTTCGACTTCATGGGGGAGTTCGCCGTGCCGCTGGCGCTGCGCACCATCACCGACGCCCTGGGCGTCGTGCCTCCCGACGACCACCGGTTCCCCGAGATCTCCGCCGACATCGTCGACTCCATGGACTACGCGCTGCGCCCGGAGACCGTCGAACCGGGACGCGCGGCGCGCGCCGCCCTGGCCGAGCTGGCCGGTCGGTGGCTCGACGAGCCCGTCCCCGGTCGTGGCGTGGCCGGGTACCTGGCCGTCCACCACGACACCGCGCAGGTCGACGCGACGGTCCTGCGCAACTCGCTGCGCGTCGTCCTGCACGCCGGCTACGAGTCGGCCTCCCGCCTGCTGGGCAACGCCCTGTTGGCCTGCCTGGACACCCCCGGCTCCTTCGAAGCCCTGGCCGACGGCGCGAGCGACACCGCACTGCACGAACTGGTGCGGTGCGCCGGACCCGTCCAGGCCGAGGCACGCGGATGCGTGGCCGACACCGAGGTCAACGGACACCCGGTCCGGCGCGGCGAGGTCGTGACCATCCTGATCGCGGCGGCCAACCGGGACCCGCGCGTCTTCGACGACCCCGACGCGCTGCGGCTGGACCGCCGACCCCGCCCGCACCTCGGGTTCGGCCGCGGCCCCCACGCGTGCCTGGGCGCGCCGCTGGCCCTGTTGACCCTGCGCACCGTCCTCGACGCGCTGGCCCGCCAGCGCCGGCCGCCACGCCTGCTCACCGAACCGCTGTTCCGCCGCAACGCCACCCTGCGCGGCCTCGCCCGCCTCGAACTGGGCTGGGCCTGA
- a CDS encoding helix-turn-helix transcriptional regulator, with translation MNTGVEAIGHTLATAAEQGLTVDELGALVSEHVGSLVAHDGYLLVGMDPVFGTGAFLTRRHGYGVTTSRRMEALEVGNPCRFQRLAAAACPVGVLGTAAPDSAVTARHDVPDYRRLMAAEGVGGEMRVALTSHSTAWGALVLLRAGGGTGFNRTDIGHARRLAPALTAGVRRFAASGPPRPSDDDLPPAVLVIGPDGTVVRATASAHRWIERFPTPDTGDGLAPPLWHLQLRARHGRPAHARLPTSRGWIALEAQPLHGGPEGEVVVTIQPARAATLLDAVAAWHGLTPKEKAVAQQAVRGLPVKRIARHLDLSAHTVNDHLKAIYRKIAVNSRDELAAMLV, from the coding sequence GTGAACACGGGGGTGGAGGCAATCGGTCACACTCTTGCGACGGCGGCGGAGCAGGGGCTGACGGTCGACGAACTGGGTGCGCTGGTCTCCGAGCACGTGGGGTCGCTGGTCGCGCACGACGGGTACCTGCTGGTCGGCATGGACCCGGTCTTCGGCACGGGCGCGTTCCTCACCCGGCGTCACGGCTACGGTGTCACGACCTCCCGCCGCATGGAGGCCCTGGAGGTCGGGAACCCCTGTCGGTTCCAGCGCTTGGCCGCCGCTGCCTGCCCGGTCGGCGTGCTCGGCACCGCCGCTCCCGACAGCGCCGTGACGGCGCGCCACGACGTGCCGGACTACCGCCGGCTCATGGCCGCCGAGGGTGTCGGCGGCGAGATGCGCGTCGCGCTGACCTCCCACAGCACGGCGTGGGGCGCGCTGGTCCTGCTGCGCGCAGGAGGCGGCACGGGGTTCAACCGGACCGACATCGGGCACGCGCGTCGCCTGGCCCCCGCCCTCACCGCCGGCGTGCGCCGATTCGCGGCCAGTGGACCACCACGCCCCAGTGACGACGACCTGCCGCCCGCGGTGCTCGTCATCGGACCCGACGGCACCGTGGTACGGGCCACCGCCTCCGCGCACCGGTGGATCGAGCGGTTCCCCACGCCCGACACCGGCGACGGGCTCGCCCCGCCCCTGTGGCACCTGCAACTGCGCGCCCGGCACGGCCGACCCGCGCACGCCCGCCTGCCCACCTCACGCGGCTGGATCGCCCTGGAGGCCCAGCCCCTGCACGGGGGCCCCGAAGGCGAGGTGGTCGTCACCATCCAACCCGCCCGCGCCGCCACCCTGCTCGACGCGGTCGCCGCCTGGCACGGCCTGACCCCGAAGGAGAAAGCCGTCGCGCAGCAGGCGGTGCGGGGCCTGCCCGTCAAGCGGATCGCCCGCCACCTCGACCTGTCCGCCCACACCGTCAACGACCACCTCAAGGCCATCTACCGCAAGATCGCCGTGAACAGCCGCGACGAACTCGCCGCCATGCTGGTGTGA
- a CDS encoding PucR family transcriptional regulator, with the protein MQELLDELSRELGRGVSVDDVSGRVVAHSAQTDDVDAARVRAILARRVPPEVAAWQDRHGVAAATGPVRVPANEDLGFQARVVFPLRHNGVLVGYLWVLGEVDPARVTGHLPALAAGVRVGERTPVRVVVALRPRVVRTVPAEGPPPELAGHVGVSDPHPPDRAGTAYGQALAAAELSALDPALPRVARWSDLGAYRLLLGAAPEDVLAGLSDVLRATLEAYLDAGCDARATAEALHLHRTSLYYRLGRIAAATGRDLADGRTRLELHLALKLTRLGRRS; encoded by the coding sequence ATGCAGGAGCTGCTGGACGAGCTGTCCCGCGAGCTGGGCCGGGGCGTGTCGGTGGACGACGTGTCCGGCCGGGTGGTCGCGCACAGCGCGCAGACCGACGACGTGGACGCGGCACGGGTGCGCGCCATCCTCGCCCGGCGCGTGCCGCCGGAGGTCGCGGCCTGGCAGGACCGGCACGGCGTCGCGGCCGCGACCGGCCCGGTCCGGGTGCCCGCGAACGAGGACCTGGGTTTCCAGGCGCGCGTGGTGTTCCCGTTGCGGCACAACGGGGTCCTGGTCGGCTACCTGTGGGTGCTCGGCGAGGTCGACCCGGCGCGGGTGACCGGGCACCTGCCCGCGCTGGCCGCCGGCGTCCGGGTCGGGGAGCGCACGCCGGTCCGGGTGGTGGTGGCGCTGCGCCCGCGCGTGGTGCGGACCGTGCCCGCCGAGGGCCCGCCGCCGGAGCTGGCCGGGCACGTGGGCGTGAGCGACCCGCACCCGCCCGACCGCGCCGGGACGGCCTACGGGCAGGCGTTGGCGGCGGCGGAGCTGTCCGCGCTCGACCCGGCGCTGCCGAGGGTCGCGCGCTGGTCGGACCTGGGCGCGTACCGGCTGCTGCTGGGCGCGGCGCCGGAGGACGTGCTGGCCGGGTTGAGCGACGTGCTGCGCGCGACGCTGGAGGCGTACCTGGACGCCGGGTGCGACGCCCGCGCCACCGCCGAGGCGCTGCACCTGCACCGCACCAGCCTGTACTACCGGCTGGGCCGGATCGCCGCCGCCACCGGGCGGGACCTGGCCGACGGGCGGACGAGGCTGGAACTGCACCTGGCGCTGAAGCTGACGCGGCTGGGCCGCCGCTCCTGA
- the glyA gene encoding serine hydroxymethyltransferase — translation MTNSRIAPWASARAQRRLAEVEAAVSADLSAAGVARTVHRALAAHAGQVDDDGIVLYAGTNVPSPAAAAAHAPSVSGRPSMGWPGEKYQVGLDHLDTLEVLAPLLVAELMEGSYAEVRLQSATLANLAVYTAFARPGDRIAVLPEVAGGHASHHAQGVPAVRGLTVVDLPYDPERLDLDYARLPAFLRVHRPRIVVVGASLMLFPHDVAAVRAACDEVGAILLYDASHVAGLVAGGVFQRPLRDGAHVLTFSTYKSFGGPSGGCVVTRDAALAERVSTVAYPGMLANYDAGRLGALAVTAAELAEHGRPYAAACLANARALARALHDGGFRVASRDGEFTRSHHVAVDALALGGGEAASALLGEAGVYLSGIGLPWQRADEGLRGLRIGTQEITRRGFTPEDQPAVADLVRRALLDGEAPDRVRADAVALRREVDGRSA, via the coding sequence GTGACCAACAGCAGGATCGCCCCGTGGGCCTCCGCCCGTGCGCAGCGCCGCCTGGCCGAGGTGGAGGCCGCCGTGTCCGCCGACCTCAGCGCGGCGGGCGTCGCGCGCACCGTCCACCGCGCGCTCGCGGCGCACGCCGGTCAGGTGGACGACGACGGCATCGTGCTCTACGCGGGCACCAACGTCCCGAGCCCGGCCGCCGCCGCCGCGCACGCGCCCTCGGTGTCCGGCCGGCCCAGCATGGGGTGGCCGGGCGAGAAGTACCAGGTCGGCCTCGACCACCTGGACACCCTGGAGGTGCTCGCGCCGCTGCTGGTCGCCGAGCTGATGGAGGGCTCCTACGCGGAGGTGCGGCTGCAGAGCGCCACCCTGGCCAACCTCGCCGTGTACACGGCGTTCGCCCGGCCCGGCGACAGGATCGCCGTGCTGCCCGAGGTCGCCGGCGGGCACGCCAGCCACCACGCGCAGGGCGTGCCCGCGGTGCGCGGCCTGACCGTCGTGGACCTGCCCTACGACCCGGAGCGGCTCGACCTGGACTACGCGCGGCTGCCCGCGTTCCTGCGCGTGCACCGGCCGCGGATCGTGGTCGTCGGGGCCAGCTTGATGCTGTTCCCGCACGACGTGGCCGCGGTGCGGGCGGCGTGCGACGAGGTCGGCGCGATCCTGCTCTACGACGCCTCCCACGTGGCCGGGCTGGTGGCGGGCGGGGTGTTCCAGCGCCCGCTGCGCGACGGGGCGCACGTGCTGACGTTCTCGACCTACAAGTCGTTCGGCGGGCCGTCCGGCGGCTGCGTGGTCACCCGCGACGCGGCGCTCGCCGAACGGGTCTCGACCGTCGCCTACCCGGGGATGCTGGCCAACTACGACGCGGGTCGCCTGGGCGCGCTCGCCGTGACCGCCGCCGAGCTGGCCGAGCACGGCCGCCCGTACGCCGCGGCCTGCCTGGCCAACGCGCGGGCGCTGGCGCGGGCCCTGCACGACGGCGGGTTCCGGGTGGCGTCCCGCGACGGCGAGTTCACCCGCTCGCACCACGTCGCGGTGGACGCCCTGGCCCTGGGCGGCGGTGAGGCGGCCAGCGCGCTGCTCGGCGAGGCGGGCGTCTACCTCAGCGGTATCGGGCTGCCGTGGCAGCGGGCCGACGAGGGGCTGCGCGGGCTGCGCATCGGCACCCAGGAGATCACCCGCCGCGGCTTCACCCCGGAGGACCAGCCCGCCGTCGCGGACCTGGTGCGCCGTGCCCTGCTGGACGGGGAAGCGCCGGACCGGGTGCGCGCGGACGCCGTCGCGCTGCGCCGGGAGGTCGACGGGCGCTCGGCCTGA
- a CDS encoding M20/M25/M40 family metallo-hydrolase yields MAEDVVDLCAALLRIDTTNHGGGTAAGEREAAEFVAGHLDGLGVPACVLEPAPRRANVLARVPGDDPDLPALLVQAHLDVVPADPAEWSVPPFAGVEQDGYLWGRGAVDMKDMVAMTLSVVGSWSREGRRPRRDVVLAFVADEEDRGEHGARWLVEHQRDFFTGVGAAISESGGYSHRVGARRLYPIGTAERGTSHLRLTARGRAGHGSRRNSHNAVVHLVRALDRVAALEHPVRLTPAVRAFLERAGEALGVEVDLSDVDGTLARLGPAAALAESTVRNSTTPTVLQAGYKVNVIPGTASADVDVRTLPGTVDELMASIDAALGPHVTREVLEYQPPVQAPIDSPWFDAMAAALRAEDPEAVVVPYCMGGGTDAKAFSRLGIDCYGFAPLALPEGYDYRAMAHGVDERVPVEGLRFGTRVLDRFLSS; encoded by the coding sequence ATGGCTGAGGACGTCGTCGACCTGTGCGCGGCGCTGCTGCGGATCGACACCACCAACCACGGCGGCGGCACCGCCGCCGGCGAACGCGAGGCCGCCGAGTTCGTCGCCGGGCACCTGGACGGCCTCGGCGTGCCCGCGTGCGTCCTGGAACCCGCGCCACGCCGCGCCAACGTGCTGGCCAGGGTGCCCGGCGACGACCCCGACCTGCCCGCGCTGCTCGTCCAGGCCCACCTCGACGTCGTGCCCGCCGACCCCGCCGAGTGGAGCGTGCCGCCGTTCGCCGGCGTCGAGCAGGACGGCTATTTGTGGGGACGCGGCGCGGTCGACATGAAGGACATGGTCGCCATGACGCTGTCGGTGGTCGGCTCCTGGTCGCGCGAAGGGCGGCGGCCGCGCCGCGACGTCGTGCTGGCGTTCGTCGCCGACGAGGAGGACCGGGGCGAGCACGGCGCGCGGTGGCTGGTCGAGCACCAGCGGGACTTCTTCACCGGCGTCGGCGCGGCGATCAGCGAGTCCGGCGGGTACTCCCACCGGGTCGGCGCGCGTCGCCTGTACCCGATCGGGACCGCCGAGCGCGGGACGTCCCACCTGCGGCTGACCGCGCGCGGGCGCGCCGGGCACGGGTCGCGGCGCAACTCCCACAACGCCGTGGTGCACCTGGTGCGGGCGCTGGACCGCGTCGCCGCGCTGGAACACCCCGTGCGGCTCACCCCCGCCGTGCGGGCGTTCCTGGAACGCGCCGGCGAGGCGCTGGGCGTGGAGGTGGACCTGTCGGACGTGGACGGCACGCTCGCCCGCCTCGGGCCGGCGGCGGCGCTGGCCGAGTCCACGGTCCGCAACAGCACCACGCCGACGGTGCTGCAGGCCGGGTACAAGGTCAACGTCATCCCCGGCACGGCGTCGGCCGACGTCGACGTGCGCACGCTGCCCGGCACCGTGGACGAGCTGATGGCGTCGATCGACGCCGCGCTCGGCCCTCACGTGACGCGGGAGGTGCTGGAGTACCAGCCGCCCGTGCAGGCCCCGATCGACTCGCCGTGGTTCGACGCGATGGCCGCCGCGCTGCGCGCCGAGGACCCGGAGGCCGTGGTGGTGCCCTACTGCATGGGCGGCGGCACCGACGCCAAGGCGTTCAGCCGGTTGGGCATCGACTGCTACGGGTTCGCGCCGCTGGCCCTGCCCGAGGGCTACGACTACCGGGCGATGGCCCACGGGGTGGACGAACGCGTGCCGGTGGAGGGCCTGCGGTTCGGCACGCGCGTGCTGGACCGGTTCCTGTCCTCCTGA
- a CDS encoding tyrosine-type recombinase/integrase, whose protein sequence is MEWLLGYRSAATRLSYADALGLDRAWVRALTSGPPAADAGASRTRPAPPTRPGRHRDLAWLRWCGARGVHPLRATSAHVKLWQHDLAEAGVAKNTRGHRLAAVGSFYAHLAEQGVVAVDPTRFNRRGLSLGTADDTARGVVLTADQVARLLAAAASPRRGRSPLLTHRATAVVALFTLGLRVGELTGLRREDLHTTRGRRALHVRGKGDKARVVFLSGLAGRALDDYLAARDRHDATATPARPGTVSARRSPLIATRDGGPLDPRDVWALLRRVARASGPLLAEFADRVGPHVLRHFYVTTAAEGGADMTHVQADVGHASVDTTNRVYNQAARHPDRSAVDVVERTLLRARDAVTAAHATAVDALRAGVEGEDPVEVLHGLRLLHDALDDGTPLDPPLFREALRIVDALLDRPAGHPRIALLAASVRARLG, encoded by the coding sequence GTGGAATGGCTGCTGGGCTACCGCTCCGCCGCCACCCGCCTGTCCTACGCCGACGCCCTGGGCCTGGACCGGGCGTGGGTGCGGGCGCTGACCTCCGGGCCGCCCGCGGCCGACGCCGGCGCCAGCCGGACCCGCCCCGCCCCGCCGACCAGGCCGGGCAGGCACCGCGACCTGGCGTGGCTGCGGTGGTGCGGCGCGCGCGGCGTGCACCCGCTGCGCGCCACCTCCGCGCACGTCAAGCTGTGGCAGCACGACCTGGCCGAGGCCGGGGTCGCCAAGAACACCAGGGGCCACCGCCTCGCGGCCGTCGGCAGCTTCTACGCCCACCTGGCCGAGCAGGGCGTGGTCGCCGTGGACCCGACCCGGTTCAACCGGCGCGGGCTCTCCCTCGGCACCGCCGACGACACCGCGCGCGGCGTCGTGCTCACCGCCGACCAGGTGGCGCGCCTGCTCGCCGCCGCGGCCTCGCCACGCCGCGGCAGGAGCCCCCTGCTCACCCACCGCGCGACCGCGGTCGTCGCGCTGTTCACCCTCGGCCTGCGCGTCGGCGAGCTGACCGGCCTGCGCCGGGAGGACCTGCACACCACGCGCGGACGTCGGGCGCTGCACGTGCGCGGCAAGGGCGACAAGGCCCGCGTGGTCTTCCTGTCCGGCCTGGCGGGGCGGGCGCTGGACGACTACCTGGCCGCCCGCGACCGCCACGACGCGACCGCGACGCCCGCCCGGCCGGGCACGGTGTCCGCGCGCCGCTCGCCGCTGATCGCCACCCGCGACGGCGGGCCGCTGGACCCCCGCGACGTGTGGGCGCTGCTGCGCCGCGTCGCGCGCGCGTCCGGTCCGCTGCTGGCCGAGTTCGCCGACCGGGTCGGCCCGCACGTGCTGCGCCACTTCTACGTCACCACCGCGGCGGAGGGCGGCGCGGACATGACCCACGTCCAGGCCGACGTCGGGCACGCCTCGGTCGACACCACCAACCGCGTCTACAACCAGGCCGCCCGCCACCCCGACCGCTCCGCCGTGGACGTCGTCGAACGCACCCTGCTGAGGGCGCGGGACGCCGTCACGGCCGCGCACGCGACCGCCGTCGACGCGCTGCGCGCGGGCGTGGAGGGCGAGGACCCCGTCGAGGTGCTGCACGGGCTGCGGCTGCTGCACGACGCGCTCGACGACGGCACGCCCCTCGACCCGCCGCTGTTCCGCGAGGCGCTGCGCATCGTGGACGCCCTCCTGGACCGCCCCGCAGGCCATCCGCGGATCGCGTTGCTGGCCGCGTCGGTGCGCGCGCGGCTGGGGTGA
- a CDS encoding S1 family peptidase has protein sequence MRKIVTGRRFVARSAITLLAGATAAGFLAAPVASASGIDGYSTEVAKSAVAELVASEGVSRAEAAEILRTQDANARTVSRLGEELGDRTAGGYLDAKGKPVVNVLDAATAERVRASGAEAKLVRHSTQALASAQSTLESVPAVTHTSIGLDPKTNQVVLSVSDAATGGDLAGLLRTADRLGDRVRVERVTGEMRLAIYNGEAITGGGTRCSVGFNTNKGGQNYIVDAGHCTRAVSQWNVGPSQGASFPTNDYGLIRNTTGSAPGAVSLYNGSTQKISSHAPATVGQRIQKSGSTTRLTSGSVQRLNVTVNYSEGAVHELIQTNALANPGDSGGCLFSGSVGLGITSGKGSGTSYYQPVAEALSAYGVTLNN, from the coding sequence ATGCGCAAGATCGTCACGGGGCGGCGTTTCGTCGCCCGTTCCGCCATAACCCTGCTGGCCGGCGCGACCGCCGCCGGTTTCCTCGCCGCACCGGTCGCCTCGGCGTCCGGGATCGACGGCTACTCGACGGAGGTCGCGAAGTCGGCCGTGGCCGAACTGGTCGCGTCGGAAGGGGTCTCGCGCGCCGAAGCGGCCGAGATCCTGCGCACGCAGGACGCCAACGCCCGCACCGTGAGCAGGCTCGGCGAGGAGCTGGGCGACCGCACCGCGGGCGGCTACCTGGACGCTAAGGGCAAGCCGGTCGTGAACGTCCTGGACGCGGCCACCGCCGAGCGGGTCCGCGCGTCCGGCGCCGAGGCCAAGCTGGTGCGGCACTCGACGCAGGCCCTGGCGTCCGCCCAGAGCACGCTGGAGTCGGTGCCCGCGGTGACGCACACCTCGATCGGGTTGGACCCGAAGACCAACCAGGTCGTGCTGAGCGTGTCCGACGCGGCGACCGGCGGGGACCTCGCCGGGCTGCTGCGCACCGCCGACCGGCTCGGCGACCGGGTGCGGGTCGAGCGGGTCACCGGCGAGATGCGCCTGGCCATCTACAACGGCGAGGCCATCACCGGCGGCGGCACCCGCTGCTCGGTCGGCTTCAACACCAACAAGGGCGGCCAGAACTACATCGTCGACGCCGGGCACTGCACCCGCGCGGTGTCGCAGTGGAACGTCGGGCCGTCGCAGGGCGCGAGCTTCCCGACGAACGACTACGGCCTGATCCGCAACACCACGGGCAGCGCCCCCGGCGCGGTCTCCCTGTACAACGGCTCCACCCAGAAGATCAGCTCGCACGCGCCGGCGACGGTCGGGCAGCGCATCCAGAAGAGCGGCAGCACCACGCGGCTGACCTCGGGTTCGGTGCAGCGGCTCAACGTCACGGTGAACTACTCCGAGGGCGCGGTGCACGAGCTGATCCAGACCAACGCGCTGGCCAACCCCGGTGACTCCGGCGGCTGCCTGTTCTCCGGCAGCGTCGGGCTCGGCATCACCTCCGGCAAGGGCAGCGGGACCTCCTACTACCAGCCGGTCGCCGAGGCGCTGTCCGCGTACGGCGTGACGCTGAACAACTGA
- a CDS encoding M55 family metallopeptidase, producing MKILVSADMEGATGVTWTADVVPGTEQWQRFRRLFTGDVNACVAGALAGGATGVLVNEAHSSQRNLLLEELDSRARLLTGRHKPLSMMQGVDSGVDGVVFLGYHAGAGEEGVLAHTYLENSVTGVWLDGVPAGEGRLNAALAREHGVPVLLVTGDDRACADARDYAPTAELVAVKECVSRYAAVCAPPAVTAELITAAARAGMARAGRDDGAVEAHHVEVEFDATHLALAATAVPTVRSAGPRRVAFDAESMTLAMQAFKVVTAVAAGAVEGIYG from the coding sequence ATGAAGATCCTGGTCTCCGCGGACATGGAGGGCGCGACGGGGGTCACGTGGACCGCCGACGTCGTGCCAGGGACCGAGCAGTGGCAGCGGTTCCGGCGGCTGTTCACCGGCGACGTCAACGCGTGCGTCGCCGGGGCCCTCGCCGGCGGCGCGACCGGCGTCCTGGTCAACGAGGCGCACTCCAGCCAGCGGAACCTCCTGCTGGAGGAACTGGACAGCCGCGCCCGGCTGCTCACCGGGCGGCACAAGCCGCTGTCGATGATGCAGGGCGTCGACAGCGGCGTCGACGGCGTGGTGTTCCTCGGCTACCACGCGGGCGCGGGCGAGGAGGGCGTGCTCGCCCACACCTACCTGGAGAACTCCGTCACCGGGGTGTGGCTCGACGGCGTGCCGGCGGGCGAAGGCCGCCTCAACGCCGCGCTGGCCCGCGAGCACGGGGTGCCCGTCCTGCTCGTCACCGGCGACGACCGCGCCTGCGCCGACGCCCGCGACTACGCGCCCACCGCCGAACTGGTCGCCGTGAAGGAGTGCGTCAGCCGCTACGCCGCCGTGTGCGCCCCACCCGCGGTCACCGCCGAGCTGATCACCGCCGCCGCCCGCGCCGGCATGGCGCGGGCCGGACGCGATGACGGCGCGGTGGAGGCGCACCACGTCGAGGTGGAGTTCGACGCCACCCACCTCGCCCTGGCCGCCACCGCGGTGCCCACGGTGCGGTCCGCCGGACCCCGGCGGGTCGCGTTCGACGCCGAGTCGATGACCCTGGCGATGCAGGCGTTCAAGGTCGTCACCGCGGTCGCCGCGGGCGCGGTGGAGGGCATTTATGGCTGA
- a CDS encoding FAD-dependent monooxygenase, with protein sequence MRVVVCGAGIAGLTLAGRLATTGHEVVVVERSRGPRPEGYMIDFFGPGYDVAERMGLLPRFHELGYRFLEAGYHDGTGRRRAGLSFERFAAGLHGRMTSIMRPDVELILRTALPPEVDLRFGAAVVAVDDRADGVSVALSDGTSLDADLLVGADGIHSTVRRLVFGDEAEFLRYLGFHTAAFTFTDPEVHRLVAGRFCLTDTVGGQVGCYGLRDGGVAAFTVHRTPDPTLPADPRAAVRATYGTLGWIVPRVLERCPPEIFYDQVAQVELPRWRSGRVVLVGDACGAVSLLAGQGASLGMGGAFVLAEHLDDPDAYERRWRPVVVEKQRVARAGARWFLPATPLRLHVRRWAMRLARLPWVDRRIATSLVGKPTALLGD encoded by the coding sequence GTGAGGGTCGTGGTGTGCGGGGCGGGCATCGCGGGCCTGACCCTCGCCGGACGCCTGGCGACCACCGGGCACGAGGTCGTGGTGGTGGAGAGGTCGCGCGGGCCGCGCCCCGAGGGCTACATGATCGACTTCTTCGGTCCGGGCTACGACGTCGCCGAGCGGATGGGCCTGCTGCCCCGGTTCCACGAGCTCGGGTACCGGTTCCTGGAGGCCGGCTACCACGACGGGACCGGGCGGCGGCGGGCCGGGCTCAGCTTCGAGCGGTTCGCCGCCGGCCTGCACGGGCGGATGACCAGCATCATGCGCCCCGACGTCGAACTGATCCTGCGGACCGCCCTGCCGCCGGAGGTCGACCTGCGGTTCGGGGCGGCCGTCGTCGCCGTGGACGACCGCGCCGACGGCGTCTCGGTCGCGCTGTCCGACGGCACGTCGCTGGACGCGGACCTGCTCGTCGGCGCGGACGGCATCCACTCGACCGTGCGGCGGCTGGTGTTCGGCGACGAGGCGGAGTTTCTCCGCTACCTCGGTTTCCACACGGCGGCGTTCACCTTCACCGACCCGGAGGTCCACCGGCTGGTCGCGGGTCGGTTCTGCCTGACCGACACGGTGGGCGGGCAGGTCGGCTGCTACGGGCTGCGCGACGGGGGCGTCGCGGCGTTCACGGTGCACCGGACACCGGACCCGACCCTGCCCGCCGACCCGCGGGCGGCGGTGCGCGCGACCTACGGGACGCTCGGCTGGATCGTGCCGCGCGTGCTGGAGCGGTGCCCGCCGGAGATCTTCTACGACCAGGTGGCGCAGGTCGAGCTGCCCCGGTGGCGGTCGGGCCGGGTGGTGCTCGTCGGCGACGCGTGCGGCGCGGTGTCGCTGCTGGCGGGCCAGGGTGCGTCGCTCGGCATGGGCGGGGCGTTCGTGCTGGCCGAACACCTGGACGACCCGGACGCCTACGAGCGCCGCTGGCGGCCCGTCGTCGTGGAGAAGCAGCGGGTGGCGCGCGCGGGCGCGCGGTGGTTCCTGCCCGCCACGCCGCTGCGCCTGCACGTCCGGCGGTGGGCGATGCGCCTGGCCCGCCTGCCGTGGGTGGACCGCCGCATCGCGACCAGCCTGGTCGGCAAACCCACCGCGCTGCTCGGCGACTGA
- a CDS encoding TetR/AcrR family transcriptional regulator encodes MTSVRERLLEAAVELIAEKGWGAVSTRVLADRAGVGSGVVHYHFDSTQAVLVEASVGALRAALAGLPDLLDSSPTPEHAVDALFSALDEAGGQELFVETFLAASRNDALRQAVGELLAEFRRVLSAWLAARGVPTPDATAAVLAAAVDGVLLHRALDPDLSRAVVVPVLGRVLR; translated from the coding sequence ATGACATCGGTGCGGGAACGGCTGCTGGAGGCGGCGGTCGAGCTGATCGCGGAGAAGGGCTGGGGCGCGGTCAGCACGCGGGTGCTGGCCGACCGGGCGGGGGTCGGGTCGGGCGTGGTGCACTACCACTTCGACTCGACGCAGGCGGTGCTGGTGGAGGCGTCGGTCGGCGCGCTGCGGGCCGCGCTCGCGGGGCTGCCCGACCTGCTGGACTCGTCCCCGACGCCGGAGCACGCGGTGGACGCGCTGTTCTCGGCCCTGGACGAGGCGGGCGGGCAGGAGCTGTTCGTCGAGACGTTCCTCGCCGCCTCCCGCAACGACGCGCTGCGGCAGGCCGTCGGCGAGCTGCTGGCGGAGTTCCGCCGGGTGCTGTCGGCGTGGCTGGCCGCGCGCGGCGTGCCGACACCCGACGCGACCGCGGCGGTGCTGGCGGCGGCCGTCGACGGCGTGCTGCTGCACCGCGCGCTGGACCCCGACCTGTCGCGCGCGGTGGTCGTGCCGGTGCTGGGGAGGGTGCTGCGGTGA